The following coding sequences are from one Candidatus Hydrogenedentota bacterium window:
- a CDS encoding DUF1569 domain-containing protein — protein MARIDLNPETAPEFVARIGRIQDGSQRQWGTLSPERMLRHLRHMFEVSLGDRPAEKVFVPAPGFLLWYLFFEWFTNWPRGRIKAPPGLFPEPEGGLDAEREACLAALRRFVAALEERPGATGYSPLLGHIPLRKWARVHGVHLDHHLRQFGV, from the coding sequence ATGGCAAGAATCGACCTCAATCCGGAAACCGCGCCCGAGTTTGTCGCAAGGATCGGGCGCATTCAAGACGGTTCCCAACGCCAGTGGGGAACGCTGTCTCCGGAACGCATGCTTCGCCACCTGCGCCACATGTTCGAAGTCTCGCTCGGCGACCGCCCGGCGGAAAAGGTCTTTGTCCCAGCGCCGGGATTCCTCCTGTGGTACCTCTTCTTCGAGTGGTTCACAAACTGGCCCCGCGGGCGGATCAAGGCGCCGCCCGGCCTCTTTCCGGAGCCCGAGGGCGGCCTCGACGCCGAGCGCGAAGCCTGCCTCGCGGCGCTGCGCCGCTTCGTCGCGGCCCTGGAGGAGCGGCCCGGCGCAACCGGCTACAGCCCCCTACTCGGCCATATCCCGCTCCGGAAATGGGCGCGCGTCCACGGCGTGCACCTGGATCACCACCTCCGCCAGTTCGGCGTCTAA
- a CDS encoding choice-of-anchor D domain-containing protein — protein sequence MKTIHWRLTKGLQWGAAALAAMALLAGCPNVAKEGNAGEATATLEATIASVDSLAGAWVTLEAVYLYRETSYGDLVQVPLFAGPQIADLLALESVAQLLGSRALDAGYYTGMELIFSDAAVTGSGGEVLPAHITDGGIRFVPVQFEVEAQDELYLPLLLVDLGVVHSGDSLALDPQFALADRLASGVAAASGLVQAFRPGPGALVLETGGGVVLVACGPNTRVLPTGALSDLRPGARVVVSGTRDTAGVLVAESIRFLVDGPTIALEKRGRGEKVRVCHGPLGSSGQRHVIEIAPAALAAHLAHGDTLGECEDAGGEGEGEGEGEGEGEGEGEGEGEGEGEGEGEGEGEGEGEGEGEGEGEGEGEGGGEGEGEGEGEGEGEGEGEGEGEGEGEGEGEGEGEGEGEGEGEGEGENPVEPAPDVMVSPESADFGEWPVSGGDTSTIAINITNVGDANLLVSGRRIAGTDATQFRIVLDTGQSTVLPGRRRTIAIVFNPSSTGLKSAVLEVDTNDPDTPTVQVPLSGTGV from the coding sequence ATGAAAACGATTCATTGGCGGCTTACAAAGGGGTTGCAATGGGGCGCGGCGGCGCTGGCCGCAATGGCGTTGCTCGCGGGCTGCCCGAATGTGGCGAAGGAGGGGAACGCGGGAGAAGCCACGGCCACCCTGGAGGCGACCATTGCGTCCGTTGATTCGCTGGCCGGGGCGTGGGTCACGCTGGAAGCGGTCTACCTCTACCGCGAAACTTCCTACGGAGATCTCGTCCAGGTCCCGCTGTTCGCAGGCCCGCAAATCGCCGACCTGCTGGCGCTCGAATCGGTCGCCCAGCTGTTGGGCTCGCGCGCGCTGGACGCCGGGTACTACACCGGCATGGAGCTCATCTTTTCCGATGCCGCCGTGACGGGGAGCGGGGGAGAGGTGCTCCCCGCCCATATAACGGACGGTGGAATTCGTTTCGTCCCGGTGCAGTTCGAGGTAGAGGCGCAGGATGAGCTCTACCTGCCATTGCTCCTGGTGGACCTCGGAGTGGTCCACTCGGGCGACTCGCTCGCGCTCGATCCCCAATTCGCGCTGGCGGACCGCCTCGCGTCGGGCGTGGCCGCGGCGTCGGGTCTGGTTCAGGCCTTTCGCCCCGGCCCCGGGGCGCTGGTCCTCGAAACCGGAGGTGGCGTGGTGCTGGTGGCCTGCGGGCCGAATACGCGAGTCCTCCCCACCGGCGCGTTGAGCGACCTGCGCCCCGGCGCGCGCGTCGTTGTATCGGGCACTCGGGACACGGCCGGCGTTCTCGTGGCGGAAAGTATCCGTTTCCTCGTTGACGGCCCGACGATCGCGCTGGAGAAACGGGGCCGGGGCGAAAAGGTGCGCGTGTGCCACGGGCCGCTCGGGTCCAGTGGACAGCGGCATGTCATCGAGATCGCGCCGGCGGCCCTGGCGGCGCACCTCGCCCACGGCGATACGCTGGGCGAATGCGAGGATGCGGGTGGCGAAGGCGAGGGCGAGGGCGAGGGCGAGGGTGAAGGTGAAGGTGAAGGCGAGGGCGAGGGCGAGGGTGAAGGCGAAGGCGAAGGCGAAGGCGAAGGTGAGGGCGAAGGTGAAGGTGAAGGTGAAGGTGAAGGTGAAGGCGAGGGCGAAGGTGGGGGAGAGGGTGAAGGCGAAGGTGAAGGTGAAGGCGAAGGCGAAGGTGAAGGTGAGGGCGAAGGCGAAGGAGAGGGCGAAGGCGAGGGCGAGGGTGAGGGCGAGGGTGAAGGCGAGGGTGAAGGCGAGGGCGAGGGCGAAAACCCGGTAGAGCCCGCACCCGATGTCATGGTCAGCCCGGAATCCGCCGACTTCGGAGAATGGCCTGTCAGTGGCGGCGACACGAGCACCATCGCAATCAATATCACGAATGTGGGCGATGCCAATCTGTTGGTGAGCGGAAGGCGGATCGCCGGAACCGATGCGACCCAATTCCGGATCGTGCTCGACACGGGCCAATCCACCGTGCTTCCGGGAAGGAGACGGACCATTGCAATCGTCTTCAATCCGTCCAGCACCGGATTAAAATCGGCGGTGCTCGAAGTCGACACAAACGACCCCGACACGCCAACCGTGCAGGTTCCGTTGAGCGGGACGGGCGTGTAG
- a CDS encoding prepilin-type N-terminal cleavage/methylation domain-containing protein: protein MKKNQGFTLIELLIVVEIIAIVAAIAFPNYIRTRIQTNEAAAVASLRVILDAQNNYNTQNYVYAESFAQLTSANPPYLTGGDWNAPRNGYRYRVAGEVTNFVAHAEPVEYNVTGWHGFRIDASGAVRYAVGEEAGPDSPVLQGSN from the coding sequence ATGAAAAAAAATCAGGGGTTTACGTTAATCGAGTTGCTGATCGTGGTGGAGATTATTGCGATTGTCGCGGCGATCGCGTTCCCGAATTATATCCGGACGCGCATTCAGACGAATGAGGCGGCGGCGGTCGCGAGTCTGCGGGTCATATTGGACGCGCAGAACAACTACAACACGCAGAATTACGTGTACGCGGAGAGTTTTGCGCAGCTGACGAGCGCGAATCCGCCCTACCTGACCGGTGGCGACTGGAACGCGCCGCGCAATGGCTATCGCTACCGCGTAGCGGGCGAGGTGACCAATTTCGTGGCGCACGCCGAGCCGGTCGAATACAACGTGACGGGCTGGCACGGGTTTCGGATCGACGCGAGCGGGGCGGTGCGGTACGCGGTCGGCGAGGAGGCGGGGCCGGACAGCCCGGTGTTGCAGGGATCGAATTAG
- a CDS encoding TIGR00730 family Rossman fold protein — MEFLTSPDARNIRVLCEFVEPKSRFRRLRVKDTIVFFGSARTRSPEDAQAELARLEAEAGAAPDPEMDERLARARRDLRNSVYYRDAAELAERLTAWSESLPRKGHRFVICSGGGPGIMEAANRGAHQAGGRSVALNISLPFEQAGNPYQTPELAFEFHYFFVRKFWFVYLAKALIVFPGGFGTMDELFEVLTLVQTQKAVKVMPIVLYGSAFWKEIINFDALVEWGVISPQDVHLFEFCDSVDEAFDYLTTRLQEIYLDKHEGPPATA; from the coding sequence ATGGAATTCCTGACGTCGCCCGACGCGCGCAACATCCGCGTGCTCTGCGAATTCGTCGAGCCGAAAAGCCGCTTTCGGCGCTTGCGCGTGAAGGACACCATCGTATTCTTCGGATCCGCGCGAACCCGTTCGCCGGAGGACGCCCAGGCCGAATTGGCCCGCCTCGAAGCCGAGGCCGGCGCCGCGCCCGATCCCGAAATGGACGAGCGCCTCGCGCGGGCACGCCGCGATCTTCGGAACTCGGTCTACTACCGCGACGCGGCCGAGCTGGCCGAACGGCTCACCGCCTGGTCGGAAAGCCTCCCGCGAAAAGGCCACCGATTCGTGATCTGCTCGGGCGGCGGCCCCGGCATTATGGAAGCCGCCAACCGAGGCGCCCACCAGGCCGGCGGGCGCTCCGTCGCCCTCAATATCAGCCTCCCCTTCGAGCAGGCCGGCAACCCCTACCAGACCCCCGAACTCGCCTTCGAGTTCCACTACTTCTTCGTGCGCAAATTCTGGTTCGTCTACCTGGCCAAGGCCCTGATCGTATTCCCGGGCGGCTTCGGCACCATGGACGAACTCTTCGAGGTCCTCACCCTCGTCCAGACGCAAAAAGCCGTCAAAGTCATGCCCATCGTCCTCTACGGAAGCGCCTTCTGGAAGGAAATCATCAACTTCGACGCGCTCGTCGAATGGGGCGTCATCAGCCCGCAGGACGTGCATCTCTTCGAGTTCTGCGACAGCGTCGACGAGGCCTTCGACTACCTCACCACGCGCCTCCAGGAGATCTACCTCGACAAACACGAGGGACCGCCCGCAACCGCGTAG
- a CDS encoding serine/threonine protein kinase has protein sequence MKFENRQGQRISNRYDLGRVLGYGGMGAVYLAHDTIKHRDVALKILHDKHRDHDWIVARFAREVEVLRTLSHPNVVDLYDAGKDGRLLYYTMEYIKGYNLREWMFRHRPLDFGSAVHILYLTARGLQYIHQRYIHRDIAPENIMLKKDGTIKIIDFGLARKNQCDEGLTIIGTSLGRTDYNAPEQDRNAALADYRADIYPLGVLLYEMLKGELPPRGASPRELAKKMPKGCGDFLERTLAEDAYDRYPDARAAGAALLEIYKRHSRGGTGETRLTTGRAKQVTIGQRLRDWLARLAFWRRGR, from the coding sequence ATGAAGTTCGAGAACCGCCAGGGACAGCGCATCTCCAACCGGTACGACCTCGGGCGCGTGCTGGGCTATGGGGGCATGGGGGCCGTTTACCTGGCGCACGACACGATCAAGCACCGAGACGTCGCACTCAAGATACTCCATGACAAGCACCGGGACCACGACTGGATTGTGGCGCGTTTTGCGCGCGAGGTGGAGGTGCTGCGCACGTTGTCGCACCCGAACGTGGTTGACCTTTACGACGCCGGGAAGGACGGGCGTCTCCTCTATTACACGATGGAGTACATCAAGGGGTATAACCTCCGGGAGTGGATGTTTCGGCACCGGCCCCTGGACTTCGGGTCGGCCGTGCACATCCTGTACCTCACGGCGCGCGGGCTGCAATATATCCACCAGCGGTACATTCACCGGGACATTGCCCCGGAGAACATCATGCTGAAGAAGGACGGGACGATAAAGATTATCGATTTTGGCCTGGCCCGGAAGAACCAGTGCGACGAGGGGCTGACGATTATCGGCACGAGCCTGGGGCGCACGGACTATAACGCGCCGGAGCAGGACCGGAACGCGGCGCTGGCGGATTACCGCGCGGATATCTACCCCCTGGGGGTGCTGCTCTATGAAATGCTGAAGGGCGAGCTGCCGCCTCGGGGTGCTTCGCCCCGCGAACTGGCGAAGAAGATGCCGAAGGGTTGCGGCGACTTTCTCGAGCGCACGCTGGCGGAGGACGCCTACGACCGCTACCCCGACGCACGCGCCGCAGGGGCCGCGCTCCTGGAAATCTACAAGCGACATTCGCGCGGTGGAACCGGGGAGACCCGGCTGACGACGGGGCGGGCGAAACAGGTCACGATCGGGCAGCGATTGCGGGATTGGCTGGCGCGGCTTGCCTTCTGGCGGCGGGGGCGCTGA
- a CDS encoding histone deacetylase translates to MAKTAFFQCDEAKKHDTGPGHVESPARMQAILHAMEAAQLKPDLLLKKVPATLDDLSRCHSHEHIGLVQRHCASGEDFHDPDTVMGPGSWDAALLAAGGAIEAARAVLAGEADNAFVAMRPPGHHAERNRAMGFCLFNNAAIAARWLRAEAGVNKVAIFDWDVHHGNGTQHITYNDDSIYYASIHEYPLYPGTGHPTERGKNDTNLNITMQAGSGPEDWIEAIEKEVLPEFARFQPDVLIISCGFDAHRLDPLANQRLESETFGEMTRLVRPVADGKIVSLLEGGYHLQGLGESAAHHFHALQR, encoded by the coding sequence ATGGCAAAGACCGCTTTTTTTCAATGTGACGAGGCGAAGAAACACGATACCGGCCCGGGACACGTGGAGTCGCCGGCCCGCATGCAGGCCATCCTGCATGCCATGGAGGCCGCCCAACTCAAACCCGACCTGCTCCTCAAAAAAGTCCCCGCCACGCTGGACGACCTCTCCCGCTGCCATTCGCACGAACACATCGGCCTCGTGCAGCGCCACTGCGCCAGCGGTGAAGACTTCCACGACCCCGACACCGTCATGGGCCCGGGCTCGTGGGACGCCGCCCTCCTCGCCGCCGGCGGCGCCATCGAGGCCGCCCGCGCGGTGCTCGCGGGCGAGGCGGACAACGCCTTCGTCGCGATGCGCCCGCCCGGACACCACGCCGAGCGCAACCGCGCGATGGGCTTCTGCCTGTTCAACAATGCCGCAATCGCCGCGCGCTGGCTCCGCGCCGAGGCGGGCGTCAACAAAGTGGCGATATTCGACTGGGACGTGCACCACGGGAACGGCACCCAGCACATCACCTACAACGACGACTCCATTTACTACGCCAGCATCCACGAGTACCCCCTGTACCCCGGCACCGGCCACCCCACGGAACGCGGAAAGAACGACACCAACCTCAACATCACCATGCAGGCGGGTTCGGGACCGGAAGACTGGATTGAGGCGATCGAAAAGGAGGTCCTCCCGGAATTCGCCCGGTTCCAGCCGGACGTCCTGATCATCTCCTGCGGCTTTGACGCGCACCGGCTGGATCCCCTGGCGAACCAGCGGCTCGAATCCGAAACGTTTGGGGAAATGACGCGTCTTGTGAGGCCCGTGGCGGACGGCAAGATCGTGTCGCTGCTGGAAGGGGGGTACCACCTGCAGGGGCTTGGCGAGAGCGCGGCGCACCATTTCCACGCGCTCCAGCGCTGA
- a CDS encoding ankyrin repeat domain-containing protein: protein MKRGDYVALSLFFAQAAYVFRQALHIPPVLPGLGDAYFNVPLDSLNAALSSTRTLGYPLFHAWMAHYGWGLESYPTFHMMLLIPCVLVLWCGLRAYGLSGLAALAAVSPLFYVVPVEVVMPETPAKALAIAGIGFLLWAAGTRRAAAYIGLALTVFLAYQTRPAFLFLVGFLPVSWFFLYTRRWGALDPAKWLRHAAATAVACALPLLLFSLLRLILVGHFGLVSFGGQNTIGISVEMLSPRTIAAIPVADRPLARVLYRAREAWPTPRYVTERGVATDWRATSEQYANNVNRIARSMQAQFPLAGAAQENIAVDRAMSRLSLNVFRARPDLYGAWLVAAAIEGARGTVELLLGGLGDARYRWGPHASLAGIALLAALSLAAWPLERRAFGEGSRPQFARAATVVFFVAFLFWGLKLLLVILVEPPLPRYVQAAAFLLPCAIAALCWDRAVVVAAGALHKPHWYGQCLADYPPIPDVVRPLPWRTWLTRATARRSVLIGAALAALAALAALAALAALAATAWLGRDDRLFSALAHDSEAARERLLGARPPLHWRDASGATPLHYAALHGDAALVDHLIAKGADPRAATEEGAAPIHWAALGSGDAKTIQALLASGADIGAPGPMSMAPLHLAALFGNAAALDALLDAGAEPDASTPGHVAPLHLADNAAVAKVLLARGADVDVRDGSRATPFHWAHTRELAEFLLAHGADINAHMNWRSAVRQGTALHRAAHQGDADRARWLLSNGADPNAGDINAMSPLFYAIWRNDAALLELLLDHGADPNQPGHWVEYRRENPTFHYTDIFGKTIGRHRMRDRFARAVPDRAAVRPLDFAAFLGNNALIDRLLARGADPGRFNDSGMSALHWAALGYRDATIQHLRAADAERILEAPPRTPLDQFRQALND from the coding sequence ATGAAACGAGGCGATTATGTGGCGCTATCCCTGTTCTTCGCGCAGGCGGCGTATGTCTTCCGTCAGGCCCTCCACATTCCGCCCGTTCTGCCGGGGTTGGGGGACGCCTACTTCAATGTCCCGCTCGACTCCCTCAATGCGGCCCTGAGCTCCACCCGCACCCTGGGCTACCCGCTCTTTCACGCCTGGATGGCGCACTACGGCTGGGGGCTGGAATCGTACCCCACCTTCCACATGATGCTGCTGATTCCCTGCGTCCTGGTGTTGTGGTGCGGGCTGCGGGCCTACGGCCTGTCCGGGCTCGCGGCCCTGGCGGCCGTCTCACCCTTGTTTTACGTCGTCCCCGTGGAGGTGGTAATGCCCGAGACGCCCGCGAAGGCCCTGGCAATCGCGGGCATCGGGTTCCTGCTGTGGGCCGCCGGGACCCGACGCGCCGCGGCCTATATCGGACTCGCGCTCACTGTCTTTCTCGCCTACCAGACGCGGCCCGCCTTCCTGTTCCTCGTCGGCTTCCTTCCCGTCTCGTGGTTCTTCCTCTACACGCGGCGCTGGGGCGCGCTCGATCCCGCCAAATGGCTGCGTCACGCCGCCGCGACCGCCGTCGCCTGCGCGTTGCCCCTGTTGCTCTTCAGCCTCCTGCGCCTCATCCTGGTGGGGCATTTCGGGCTGGTCTCCTTCGGCGGACAGAACACCATCGGCATCTCGGTGGAGATGCTGTCGCCCCGGACCATCGCGGCCATCCCCGTGGCCGACCGCCCCCTGGCCCGCGTGCTGTACCGCGCGCGCGAGGCCTGGCCCACGCCGCGCTATGTGACGGAGCGCGGGGTGGCGACCGACTGGCGCGCGACAAGCGAGCAGTACGCGAACAACGTCAACCGCATTGCCCGCAGCATGCAGGCGCAGTTTCCCCTCGCCGGCGCCGCACAGGAGAATATCGCGGTGGACCGCGCCATGAGCCGCCTCAGCCTGAACGTATTTCGCGCGCGCCCGGACCTCTACGGCGCGTGGCTGGTCGCGGCGGCCATCGAGGGCGCCCGCGGGACGGTCGAGCTGCTGCTCGGCGGCCTGGGCGACGCGCGCTACCGCTGGGGTCCTCACGCCTCACTCGCGGGTATCGCGCTGTTGGCCGCGCTTTCGCTCGCCGCCTGGCCGCTGGAGCGCCGCGCCTTCGGAGAAGGCTCGCGGCCACAATTCGCGCGCGCGGCAACCGTCGTGTTCTTCGTCGCGTTCCTGTTCTGGGGCCTCAAGCTCCTGCTGGTCATTCTCGTCGAGCCGCCGCTCCCGCGCTACGTACAGGCCGCCGCCTTCCTGTTGCCCTGCGCTATCGCCGCGCTCTGCTGGGACCGCGCCGTGGTCGTTGCCGCGGGCGCGCTCCACAAGCCCCATTGGTACGGGCAGTGCCTCGCGGACTATCCCCCGATTCCCGATGTCGTCCGTCCGCTGCCCTGGCGCACATGGCTCACCCGCGCAACCGCCCGGCGCAGCGTCCTAATTGGCGCCGCGCTTGCCGCGCTTGCCGCGCTTGCCGCGCTTGCCGCGCTGGCCGCGCTGGCCGCCACCGCGTGGCTCGGGCGCGATGATCGCCTCTTCAGTGCGCTCGCCCACGATTCGGAGGCCGCGCGCGAGCGCCTGCTCGGCGCGCGCCCGCCGCTGCACTGGCGCGATGCGTCCGGCGCCACGCCCCTCCACTATGCCGCGTTGCACGGCGATGCCGCGCTCGTGGATCACCTCATCGCGAAGGGCGCCGATCCCCGCGCAGCCACCGAAGAGGGCGCGGCCCCGATACATTGGGCCGCCCTCGGTTCGGGCGACGCGAAAACAATACAGGCCTTGCTCGCCAGCGGCGCGGATATCGGCGCGCCGGGCCCGATGAGCATGGCCCCGCTCCATCTCGCCGCCCTCTTCGGCAACGCGGCGGCGCTCGATGCCCTGCTCGATGCCGGAGCCGAGCCAGACGCCAGCACACCGGGCCACGTCGCCCCCTTGCACCTGGCGGACAACGCGGCGGTGGCCAAGGTATTGCTCGCGCGAGGCGCGGACGTGGACGTGCGCGACGGCTCGCGGGCGACCCCGTTCCACTGGGCGCACACCCGCGAACTCGCCGAATTCCTGCTCGCGCACGGGGCGGATATCAACGCCCACATGAACTGGCGCTCCGCCGTGCGCCAGGGCACGGCCCTCCACCGCGCGGCGCACCAGGGCGACGCCGATCGCGCGCGCTGGCTGTTGTCGAACGGCGCCGATCCAAACGCCGGCGATATCAATGCGATGTCGCCCCTCTTCTACGCCATCTGGCGCAACGACGCCGCCCTGCTCGAACTGCTGCTCGATCACGGCGCCGATCCGAACCAGCCCGGCCACTGGGTCGAATACCGCCGCGAAAACCCCACCTTTCACTACACCGACATCTTCGGAAAGACCATCGGACGCCACCGCATGCGCGATCGCTTCGCGCGCGCCGTGCCCGACCGCGCCGCCGTGCGCCCGCTCGATTTCGCGGCATTTCTAGGCAACAACGCCCTTATCGATCGGTTGCTCGCACGCGGCGCCGATCCCGGTCGCTTCAACGACAGCGGAATGTCCGCCCTGCACTGGGCCGCCCTCGGCTACCGCGATGCCACGATCCAGCATCTCCGCGCGGCCGATGCGGAACGAATCCTCGAAGCCCCGCCCCGCACCCCCCTCGATCAGTTCCGACAGGCCCTGAACGACTAA
- the dinD gene encoding DNA damage-inducible protein D, translating into MDSNAIQRMQQQFDTIAHDVPGEEVEFWFARELQEPLGYTKWENFSLAIRRAIASCETAGYAVSDHFLGVRKMIQIGKGGQREVEDFMLTRYACYLIAQNGDPRKEPIAFAQSYFAVQTRKQEVIEGRMRLQARLEARDRLRESEKELSRNIYERGVDDAGFGRIRSKGDEALFGGNTTLAMKKRYGVIESRPLADFLPALTIAAKNLATEMTNHNVRQADLRGEPDITREHVQNNQSVRGMLGERGIKPEELPPEEDIKKLERRVKSEEKKLAKRAGKLPEPE; encoded by the coding sequence ATGGACTCAAACGCCATACAACGCATGCAGCAGCAGTTCGACACCATCGCGCACGATGTTCCGGGTGAGGAGGTCGAATTCTGGTTCGCTCGGGAGTTGCAGGAACCGCTCGGGTACACCAAATGGGAGAACTTCTCGTTGGCGATCCGCCGGGCCATAGCGTCCTGTGAGACAGCGGGTTACGCGGTTTCAGACCATTTTCTTGGCGTCAGGAAAATGATCCAAATTGGAAAGGGTGGCCAGCGCGAAGTTGAGGACTTTATGCTGACCCGCTACGCCTGTTATCTCATCGCGCAGAACGGCGACCCGCGGAAGGAGCCCATCGCCTTCGCCCAGAGTTACTTTGCGGTGCAGACGCGAAAGCAGGAGGTGATCGAGGGCCGGATGCGCCTCCAGGCCCGGCTGGAGGCGCGCGACCGGCTTCGTGAATCGGAGAAGGAACTCTCCCGGAACATTTACGAGCGGGGTGTTGATGATGCCGGATTCGGCCGGATTCGATCCAAAGGCGACGAGGCCTTGTTCGGCGGTAACACGACGCTGGCGATGAAGAAACGCTATGGCGTCATAGAATCGCGCCCCCTGGCGGACTTTCTGCCGGCGCTCACGATCGCTGCGAAAAACCTCGCAACGGAGATGACCAACCACAACGTGCGCCAGGCCGATCTCCGCGGTGAACCCGACATCACGCGCGAGCACGTTCAGAATAATCAGAGCGTGCGGGGCATGCTGGGGGAGCGTGGCATCAAGCCCGAAGAACTTCCGCCCGAGGAAGACATCAAAAAGCTCGAGCGCCGTGTAAAGTCGGAGGAAAAGAAACTGGCGAAGCGGGCGGGTAAGCTGCCGGAACCCGAGTAG
- a CDS encoding DUF4041 domain-containing protein yields MDGSPAVLIILLSVTTVGLLAFAIHHRAEHVRIRNRYKNLIDVDAHLASTQDKIAALREKYGKMRRTYDLLSQEVSLLEENLEDISFGLYKPHYDFDTSEKYKVQLDQVRAEQKRAIREKVAATCSKEWRVGDSLADGRKMVNRMTKLMLRAFNGECDSAVAKVRWNNVDQMLTRVEKAAEAINTLGESTAITISPHYVNLKLQEIRLTHEHEEKRQAEKEEQRQIKEQMREEKKVQQELERAREKAEKEEAEYQKALDRARKEMESMVGEDLERMRAEIAKLERQLDSAHEIKERAISQAQLTRSGHVYVISNIGSFGDTVFKIGMTRRLDPLERVNELGDASVPFKFDVHAIIYSQDAPKLEKGLHKHFEGRRINLVNTRREFFRARIDEIEKVVRALGGDIEFTKLAEAREYRESLAIRKANKEARETEEQLPEKTPAFPATI; encoded by the coding sequence ATGGACGGCTCACCCGCAGTTCTCATAATTCTGCTATCTGTAACTACGGTGGGATTACTCGCCTTCGCGATCCATCACCGGGCGGAGCACGTCAGAATCCGAAACAGGTACAAGAATCTAATCGACGTGGATGCGCACCTTGCAAGCACGCAGGACAAGATCGCAGCGCTCCGAGAGAAGTATGGGAAAATGCGGCGCACCTACGATTTGCTGTCTCAGGAGGTCTCGCTGCTTGAAGAGAACCTCGAAGACATCTCTTTTGGCCTGTACAAGCCACACTACGATTTCGACACCTCCGAGAAGTACAAAGTACAACTGGACCAAGTTCGCGCGGAACAAAAAAGGGCTATCCGGGAAAAAGTTGCGGCGACGTGTTCGAAGGAATGGCGTGTCGGAGACAGCCTGGCGGATGGCCGGAAGATGGTAAACCGGATGACCAAATTGATGCTCCGCGCGTTCAATGGAGAGTGTGACTCTGCAGTCGCAAAGGTACGTTGGAATAATGTGGACCAGATGCTCACTCGGGTCGAAAAGGCGGCGGAAGCCATCAACACGTTGGGGGAATCGACGGCGATTACGATCTCGCCCCACTATGTGAACTTGAAGCTCCAAGAGATTCGCCTCACTCACGAGCATGAAGAAAAGCGGCAAGCGGAGAAAGAAGAGCAACGGCAAATCAAAGAGCAGATGCGGGAAGAGAAGAAAGTTCAACAGGAGCTGGAACGGGCGCGCGAAAAGGCCGAAAAGGAAGAAGCGGAGTACCAGAAAGCGCTAGACCGCGCGCGGAAGGAAATGGAATCTATGGTCGGGGAGGATCTGGAGCGAATGCGCGCTGAAATCGCCAAACTCGAGAGGCAATTGGATTCCGCGCACGAGATCAAAGAACGGGCTATTTCACAGGCGCAACTCACCCGCTCGGGGCACGTCTACGTCATTTCCAACATTGGCTCTTTCGGCGACACTGTCTTTAAGATTGGCATGACGCGGCGATTGGATCCTCTGGAGCGCGTCAATGAACTTGGCGATGCCTCCGTCCCATTCAAATTTGATGTGCATGCCATCATCTATTCGCAAGACGCGCCTAAACTCGAGAAAGGGCTTCACAAGCATTTTGAGGGCCGCCGGATAAACCTGGTGAACACACGACGCGAGTTCTTTCGCGCCCGAATTGACGAGATCGAAAAAGTCGTTCGTGCCCTTGGCGGCGATATCGAATTCACAAAGCTCGCTGAGGCGCGTGAGTACCGCGAGTCACTTGCCATTCGAAAAGCGAATAAGGAGGCTCGGGAGACCGAAGAGCAACTTCCCGAGAAGACACCAGCGTTTCCGGCGACGATTTAA